The region TATATTTTCGGAAATCCAACAGATAATTGAGGAACCAGAGGGAAATGTTCATGGATTGATCAATCCTAGAATGAAGGGATTGAGCAATCCTAGAACGAAGGAGGATCGATGGAAGAGAAACAACTCACTTCTCATTGGAGGGCTCATTGCGAAGTACTTCTGGTGCCATCCATTCGGGCTAAAACATCGAAGGCAACTCTCAGTCAGAGAAATGAAGAAAGAACATAAATATAACAGAAGCTACATGTTCTCCCTATTTAACTTTATAATATATTGCACAGTAGGCCAAAGATACTGACCGTTCCTGCAGTTGATTTGGATGATAGGAAGGTATTATGCTTCAAGCGTGACAATCCAAAATCACAGACCTGCATTGTTCAGTTTAGCAATCAGAGGGTGCAGAGCAAGAACTCCACAGCAGCCATACTTAATTTCCTAATTCTTTTCCTTGAAAAGAATAAGAAACTTTAAGAAGCACAACAGAATTAAACATACAAACATCATTTACCTTAACAGTCCAGTTTTTATCAACTAAAAGATTAGGAGACTTCAAATCGCGGTGAACAATGGTAGGTATGCTGGCGTGTAGGCAATTCATGCCCCTAGCCTGCAAAATAAAAACAGATTTGAAATTTTATGGGGATGTGACATACTAAATAAAACAATTGCAGAAGCAATCAATTTCATACCACATCAAGAGCCATCTTAATTCTTTGCTTCTCATCAATTCGAGAATGAGGACGATGAAGAATCTTATATAAGCTTCCTCTGGAAAACCAAATagcatttgaaaattttagatctCAAAGTTTATCGACATGTCTGTCACATAAATGCATATGTATACTGGTAGTTGTAGACTGCCAACCTTGTATGTACTTTGCATATGAAGGCATAGACTTACCTTGGAAGAAACTCAGTAATGATAGACAGGTTTGGAGGGCGAGTAACAGCACCCATAAAAAGAACGACGTTTGGATGGCGCAGTCTACGCATTATTCGCACCTTAATTAGAGAGAAAAACAGAAACCAGGATCAGTGACTTGGACTGCCATGACCTTAGGCATGATGTTTGtcttaaaataaacttaaaaaaactaaaatatctgAAAACTTATTTAACTAACTATCCTTTTAAGAGAGAGACAAATGCTCAAAAGTTGCTTACTTCTCTTTTGAACTCAGCCAaagcatcacctgaaaaatccTGGTCTAGGAACTTCTTCACAGCAACCTCCTGTAGTTCAATAACCATTAGTCATACCAGCCCCAAAATTATAAACTAATTGATCTTTTAATTTGTAGTGCATAACATCATTTAGATAAAGTATATTTATGGTTCAGTACTGAGTTCAAAACAAGGAAAATAGACCTCGTTACTATGCTTTAGGCAAATAATTGTTAGACAGCTTGAAACCTGAATCCTCTAATACTAATTGGAGACAGCACAGAGTGAAATACAAGATGAAAACTGTGTTAGACTGCAGCAGAGTATATACTAACCGTGCCATTCCAATCCGCATGGTAGACCTCTCCATAAGAACCTATTCACACGaaaacaaaatttacaaaacctcccaaaaatggtaaaaattctTGCAAAGCAAGCATCAGAATTACTCAATTTAAACTCTCAAGATTTTCATAGGGAATAACAATAGCTCTGTTCTTTTTGTTGAAAGCTAATAACAATAGTTATTGAATATAAAACAAGGGGAATAAATCTTACATGGCAGGCACAATATGCAAGTATGACTGAATCAACATTTAGTTTATATGCAAAAATTGACCTATGCATAATAAGAGAAATTTCCACATGTAATGGACCTCAATAAGCCAAATCCGTTACCTAATCCAATTCTTTCACCAATATCCAAGTCTTCCCAAGGAATTTCGCATTCACCTACATCCACATCATCAAATAGTTGTTCAACCTTGCCTTTGCCAGAATCAAGTGATGAGCTAGGACTTTCAGGATCCTTCAATTTAAGGTTATTTTCCATATATCTCTCCTGGGTGTACTTTCTATGATTATAGAAACCAATCTCATTATCTTGCTCTTTAGCTAAATCCCCTGTTTTATTCTGTAAATCATGTCCATTCCTGAAATTATCTTCCCTAAAATTATTGTTTGCGTCCTCAACCAGTTGTGAACTATTAAACTGACTGGTAGTGGATGCCACAGATGAGCTAGTACCAGACAAAGAATTCTGGATTTTATTCTCTCTATTCAACATATCAAAGCGCCCAGGGGAGTTAAAACCGTGAGAGTAGACCTTTTCCGGTTTAGTAGAGCTAGTGGAAGCTGATGATGACTGACTAAAATCATTAGGTTTGCGACTGATTTTTGGAAAGAGGCCCTCCATATAATTGTACTCCTTTTTCTGAGGAACCTCATTATATACGGGTCGGTTCTTCCACATCAATGGTACTGGGGGTCGCGCCACAGCTACATTATTTCTCAGCCTCTGAAACTCGTCAACTTTGGTCTCTGTAGGTTTGATTTGCTGGGAAGTTTTGCTAGTCCCTTTTCTCTGGAATGGATTAAGATCTGCAAAAGGATCTTTTGGGTCCTCTTGACTACTCTGCCCATATGGCACTACATTAATGTTCATTCTCAGGCTATCAACTACATTGGCACCACGACTCCCTTTATTGACAGAAGTTCTAATGGCAGTCGAAGGAAGATGGTCCAACTGATTAGGGGTCACTCTATTAGATAATCCAGAGGAACTAACACCAGAATCAGCACTTGGACCTGATAATGAAGGTAATACTTCTGCAGTTCCAGGGATCACTCTATTAGATGATCCGGAAGAACTAACAGTAGAATCACCAGTTGGACCTGATAATGAAGGCAACACTTCTGCAGTTCCAGTACTTGACCCCCAATTGATGGGCAGACTACCGTTGATCACAGGGTGCTGACTACTACCCTCAATGCTAGATGGCTTTGCTCTTGAATAACCATTATCAGACGACTGAAGAGTTGGGATATTGCTAATAATTGGATTGTATGGCTTAAAAGTAGCATCTTTCGCACTTAAAATATCAGCAGGTATAAGTGTACCAGGAGCTGCCATTAGATCAACCAAAAATTCCCTGGAGATTCAAAAACACAAGATTAGACCTAAATAGAAGTAAAGATTAAGTTAAGAAAGAAGCACAAGCTATAACCTTTGATCCTCaagttttattatatttacaGCATCATCCTCAACACCAGTATAGTGGCTGCCTTTTACCAGTATACAAGGTAACCTTATGCTATCTGCCAACACCTACATTAAAAGGACagatagaaaataaatataaactttgCACATAGCCCTATTACAAAATTATGAGCACCAGGAGTGGCCACTAAAAGAACAAAGATAAATCAAGGCAATTTTGTCTCCAGAACTTAATAGCTAAATATTAGAACCTGAGGCAAAGGCATAGCCCTGTTTATTATCATGACCCCTTCAGAGGGTCAGTCCTGCAAAGAATGAGTTTTAATCCCAGCCCATGAAAAAATTCAAGGGTTTATCCTTAGAAATTGCATAGAGAAACAGCCATAAGTCAACAGAATAGCATATGATTATTTTGAACTCAATTTTTTTATACTAGGCATAACTGGAATAACCATATCAGAACAGGCACTGAAGTCATTCtcaaaacttcaaaaattaaCCTTGAAGAGTAAAGCACGGTGCCGAGACAGGCCTATATTTATGGAGCCAATGGGGAACACACTTGTATGAAGAGATGTCCTGAGCTCTGTGCTTCTTTCCATCCATCTAGCCAAGATTATATTAGCATCTTTAACAGGTCCACCCATATTTCCCGTTACAAGTTCAGCAAGCCGTTGAACTAACACATCAATATTGGTAGCAGGGCAATCTAAAGTAATACAACGTGCAATTTGCAACAACTCTTCTAGGGCTGGGTCAATTGTTCGATTGACAATTACAACTTCAAAGCCAGAATTCCCGAGACTTTTTTCAAGATCAACAAGAGATGGCATTttttcttgaagttttgaatCTGTGGAGAGCCCATATACATCATAAAAACCATCCCCCACTCTTTCCTCGTAATCAAGCACATTGTATTCCTGGTGAATAAAAGCAATCCAACCAGTCAATCCAAATTGAATAACTCAAGAAATAGCAAGACATGCAAGAACTCTATGTAATAGAGAGTTATTGCATCACTTCTTGTACACTGAAAGTAGCtaagtccttttattttttatttaattataaaccaACGAGAACATGACAGGAAGAAAAGACTCATTCAGTCCAAattgtcataatataattccaaACAGTAAATTGCTAAAATTCCCTAGGCAAGTGTCAATGGAATACTAGTTATAGAAGTTGTCAATGTTTCTGGATTAAACAAATTTCAGTGGTCAAAAGATTGAAAGAAATAGCAAGACAACCTGTGTAAAGACCAAAACACCAAACATCAACTAAAGCAAAACAAGCCAGACAAAAAGGTCATGACTAAGAGCACTAGAAACATATTCTCAAATACCCTTCAAATTTATTCCCTTCATCTTATAAAACGGTTCCTATTAACATTATTACCTTCAATCTCCAAGCTAAGTAATAACTGCTGGAGCTTCATTCATAGACGCCAGAGCTTCATTCAAACTTTTCCCACAAGAATTCACcatatataaaaatctaaaattcaaattcaaaccaTAGTTTGGCCTAACCAATCACGAGAGCAACTAAACATCCCAAATTCTAGCCTATTCACTTTACTGGATTCAACACATGCATTTTCAACCCTCAAAATGGCAAAGCAAACGAAGACAAATAAAATACCTTACTCAAAACCAAAAATTCCTAAGAAACTATCAACACCGAAGTGGTAGATGCCATTTCCAGATTCTCACCTGAAGCTAAGTAATGTAGCACATCACTTTTAACTCAACTAACCAAAAAAGAAGCACATACCCCTCCCCCCCAAATTGAAGCTAATTCAAAACAATTCCCTCTAGTTCAGTATTGTAACTTGCCCAAACCAAACAGTCCAAAAATGCAATCACGAGAGCCAACTAAAACACTCACAACTCAAGCTCAATCAATC is a window of Gossypium hirsutum isolate 1008001.06 chromosome D08, Gossypium_hirsutum_v2.1, whole genome shotgun sequence DNA encoding:
- the LOC107899145 gene encoding serine/threonine-protein kinase EDR1 — protein: MKHIFKKLHIGSNHEHNRASTADTSPSPSPSCATDHQRSMSENALMSTSTTTTSSSPVNTTPMPLLSSIGLSTPSAANNRALDYMLSEEEFQVQLALAISASNSEDPEKDQIRAATLLSLGNHHGMDLGFGRDKDDVAAEVLARKYWEYNVLDYEERVGDGFYDVYGLSTDSKLQEKMPSLVDLEKSLGNSGFEVVIVNRTIDPALEELLQIARCITLDCPATNIDVLVQRLAELVTGNMGGPVKDANIILARWMERSTELRTSLHTSVFPIGSINIGLSRHRALLFKVLADSIRLPCILVKGSHYTGVEDDAVNIIKLEDQREFLVDLMAAPGTLIPADILSAKDATFKPYNPIISNIPTLQSSDNGYSRAKPSSIEGSSQHPVINGSLPINWGSSTGTAEVLPSLSGPTGDSTVSSSGSSNRVIPGTAEVLPSLSGPSADSGVSSSGLSNRVTPNQLDHLPSTAIRTSVNKGSRGANVVDSLRMNINVVPYGQSSQEDPKDPFADLNPFQRKGTSKTSQQIKPTETKVDEFQRLRNNVAVARPPVPLMWKNRPVYNEVPQKKEYNYMEGLFPKISRKPNDFSQSSSASTSSTKPEKVYSHGFNSPGRFDMLNRENKIQNSLSGTSSSVASTTSQFNSSQLVEDANNNFREDNFRNGHDLQNKTGDLAKEQDNEIGFYNHRKYTQERYMENNLKLKDPESPSSSLDSGKGKVEQLFDDVDVGECEIPWEDLDIGERIGLGSYGEVYHADWNGTEVAVKKFLDQDFSGDALAEFKREVRIMRRLRHPNVVLFMGAVTRPPNLSIITEFLPRGSLYKILHRPHSRIDEKQRIKMALDVARGMNCLHASIPTIVHRDLKSPNLLVDKNWTVKVCDFGLSRLKHNTFLSSKSTAGTPEWMAPEVLRNEPSNEKCDVYSFGVILWEIATLRLPWSGMNPMQVVGAVGFQNRRLDIPKELDPLVARIIWQCWQTDPSLRPSFAELTVALRSLQRLVIPSHQDQSNLPMSQQIPVNSTP